CGCAAAACGAGAACCTCAGCTATTTGCTCACTGGAAAATGGGAGCCCTACCTGCGACTAGACAATAGGAGCCGTATGAGCTGAGAGGCTCACGTACGGAACTGTGAGAGCGTGAGGGTGTGATTCCCTCGCGCTACTCGACGATTAATACACTGTAACACAGAACAAGACGCTCAACACCTTCTAACAAATCTAAAGAAACGATTTGAAGAATGTAGTTTGATGCTTCATCCAGATAAAACAAAGATTATTTACTGTAAAGATGGAAGCCGCAAGGGAAAATACAAGGAAACAAAATTTGATTTTCTAGGCTATACCTTTCGGCCAAGACTGGTCAAAAACAGTAAACGAAATAACATATTTATAAGTTTTACACCAGCAGTAAGCCAAGCGGCGCTAAAATCTATGAAAGCAACCATTAGGCAATGGAATATAAGAAATAGAACAGATTTAGAACTTGGAGATATAGCCAAAACGTATAATCCAGTTATCAGAGGATGGCTAGTATACTATGGGAAATATTCTCCATCAGCTCTATACAAATTCTGCAGACATTTCAATAAGACACTAGTGGCTTGGGGAATGCGTAAATACAAGGAACTTGCAGGTCATAAAACAAGAACGACTATCTTTATAGGAAAGATAGTAAAAGAAAACCCAGGGTTATTTGTACACTGGAATAAAGGAATGATAGGAGCGTTTGCTTAATTGGGAGCGGTATGAAT
This Neochlamydia sp. AcF84 DNA region includes the following protein-coding sequences:
- a CDS encoding group II intron maturase-specific domain-containing protein, whose protein sequence is MLHPDKTKIIYCKDGSRKGKYKETKFDFLGYTFRPRLVKNSKRNNIFISFTPAVSQAALKSMKATIRQWNIRNRTDLELGDIAKTYNPVIRGWLVYYGKYSPSALYKFCRHFNKTLVAWGMRKYKELAGHKTRTTIFIGKIVKENPGLFVHWNKGMIGAFA